DNA from Pseudomonas putida:
AAACGTATCTTACTAGCTGAATATTTGTTTCATCTGCACCAATGCCACCCGTGTGCCGTCCCACGCTTGCCGCTGCTCGATGCCGCACGGCACAAAGCCCAGTTGTGGATAAAGCAGCAAGCCCGCTGTGTTGTGGTTGAAGCAGGACACCCACAGTTCTTGGGCTGCGAATTGCTCCCGAGCCAGATCGACCATGGCGGTCACCAAGTAGCGTGCTACACCGTGGCCACGGGCGCCAGGTGCCACTACCACGTTGCCCAATGCACATACGCCGCCATGTTCGGCTTTGTAGAAGTTGGCAAAGGCCAGAATTGCGCCGTTGCCTTCCACCACTGTGGAGCCGCTGC
Protein-coding regions in this window:
- a CDS encoding N-acetyltransferase family protein: MHLTHRPVRPEDIPVICGFPQSPDELFYMFPKATYPLTPAQLSDAVAQRSGSTVVEGNGAILAFANFYKAEHGGVCALGNVVVAPGARGHGVARYLVTAMVDLAREQFAAQELWVSCFNHNTAGLLLYPQLGFVPCGIEQRQAWDGTRVALVQMKQIFS